A window of the Dongshaea marina genome harbors these coding sequences:
- a CDS encoding helix-turn-helix domain-containing protein: MIAIAIIRIISHHSFCRLLELAAQKTGEPCFGVELAKSDRQLKFKELAIALALQSNLNDALNYLLQNIGIYATGIELTPKVEENWISIQFTLAFEHQGLKLDQIYQCMVVRSKFLVERLLEKSNDIQMCLTQVNPVNSKIDISQIQFGADFNGLRLPLALLNTSIGLRRDIIEEVVLKKIQDISEEAPQNLNSQIKQAIIDLLPTGECSLTQVSQSINISTRKLQHYLQQEKLSYSTILKSVRLEESCRLLLNSEKTVAQIALLVGFTDISSFTRFFKNNKGTTPLKWRKEKQIPHI, from the coding sequence GTGATCGCCATCGCGATAATACGCATTATCTCTCACCACTCCTTTTGTAGACTGCTGGAACTCGCCGCTCAGAAAACTGGAGAGCCCTGTTTTGGAGTCGAGCTGGCAAAATCAGATCGACAGCTAAAGTTTAAAGAACTGGCAATTGCTCTGGCCCTGCAGAGTAACCTGAATGATGCCCTCAACTACCTACTACAAAATATTGGAATTTATGCCACCGGAATTGAGCTCACCCCAAAAGTTGAAGAAAACTGGATCAGCATCCAGTTCACCCTTGCCTTTGAGCATCAAGGCTTAAAGCTGGATCAGATCTATCAATGTATGGTGGTTCGTTCAAAATTCTTAGTTGAACGATTACTCGAAAAATCCAACGATATCCAGATGTGCCTCACCCAGGTCAATCCTGTGAATTCAAAGATAGATATCAGTCAGATCCAGTTCGGCGCTGATTTCAATGGTCTGAGATTGCCCCTTGCGCTCCTGAATACTTCTATTGGATTACGCCGTGATATCATTGAAGAGGTCGTGCTCAAAAAGATCCAAGATATCAGTGAGGAAGCTCCTCAAAACCTCAACTCTCAAATCAAACAGGCTATCATAGATCTCCTCCCTACGGGGGAGTGCTCCCTGACTCAAGTCTCTCAATCAATAAACATCTCAACACGCAAACTGCAGCATTACCTGCAGCAGGAAAAACTAAGTTATAGCACTATCCTGAAGTCCGTTCGCCTTGAAGAGTCCTGTCGCCTACTCCTCAACTCAGAAAAAACAGTGGCGCAAATCGCTCTATTAGTGGGTTTTACCGATATATCGTCCTTCACCCGTTTTTTTAAAAACAACAAAGGCACTACACCTCTCAAGTGGCGCAAAGAGAAGCAAATCCCCCATATATAA
- the istB gene encoding IS21-like element helper ATPase IstB, producing MTEQLKQQLRELKLSGIRDALERQHQQPGHYQELGFEERLSLLLEQELTDRSQRRIERLIKQARFRLQANLEQLDYRSDRGLHRAQIRSLAEGYWLSLGQTLILTGATGCGKTYLACALGHHFCLQGLGVRYFRFKELLEQLQLAQADGSYRKLMVQLRNTPLLILDDWGLESLNALQRSDLLELIDARHGHGATLIGSQLPLEHWHTMIGESTHADAILDRLVHGAIRVELCGESMRKITAELTDADHSG from the coding sequence ATGACAGAACAACTCAAACAGCAACTTCGGGAGCTGAAACTAAGTGGTATCCGGGATGCCCTGGAAAGGCAACATCAGCAACCCGGGCACTACCAGGAACTCGGGTTCGAAGAGCGACTCAGCCTGCTGCTGGAGCAGGAGCTGACGGATCGGTCTCAGCGGCGGATCGAGCGCCTTATCAAGCAGGCCCGATTCCGGCTGCAGGCAAATCTGGAGCAACTGGATTATCGAAGTGATCGCGGCTTGCATAGAGCCCAGATCCGCTCACTGGCAGAGGGATACTGGCTTAGCCTGGGGCAGACTCTGATCCTGACCGGGGCGACCGGGTGCGGGAAAACCTATCTGGCCTGCGCCCTGGGCCATCACTTCTGTCTGCAGGGACTCGGGGTTCGCTACTTCCGGTTTAAAGAGCTGCTGGAGCAACTGCAGCTGGCTCAGGCTGATGGCAGCTATCGAAAGCTGATGGTTCAGTTGAGAAACACGCCGCTTCTGATCCTCGATGACTGGGGACTGGAGTCGCTGAATGCGCTTCAGCGTAGCGATCTACTGGAGTTAATCGATGCTCGCCATGGTCACGGAGCCACACTGATCGGCAGCCAGCTTCCGCTGGAGCACTGGCACACAATGATCGGTGAATCAACCCATGCGGATGCGATCCTGGATCGTCTGGTTCATGGAGCGATCCGTGTAGAATTATGCGGAGAATCGATGAGAAAAATCACCGCAGAGTTGACGGATGCCGATCACTCAGGGTAA